In [Clostridium] cellulosi, one genomic interval encodes:
- a CDS encoding hypothetical protein (High confidence in function and specificity), whose product MSRKTKAIIIGAGPAGLTAAYKLLKTTDIHPVIIEETDSIGGISKTIDYKGNRMDIGGHRFFSKNQQVVDMWTELMPLQGEPAKDDRMLGRSVPLKKGGPDPEKTDRVMLIRNRVSRILYLRKFFDYPLSIKPATFINMGFKRTVKAGLGYIRSAISKRDEHSLKDFMINRFGEPLYEMFFEDYTEKVWGRNPGVIDASWGEQRIKGLSLSKAVLSVLKKPFVNKNNTKNVETSLIKTFYYPKKGPGQLWETLAKEIEKLGGEIHLNTKAVGFNVKNGVIESVTAEKDGVKENIEGDIFLSSMPIKDLVRALGSGVPQDVKQIAENLPYRDFITVGLLLKKLKLKNETNLKTVSNIVPDCWIYVQERDVKIGRIQIFNNWSPYMVKDLENTVWIGLEYFCNEGDSMWNMSDSEFIDFAVGELCKMDIIDKDDVLDATRIKVKKAYPAYFDSYKDIGRVREYLDTIDNLYCIGRNGQHRYNNMDHSMLTAMEAVECIRTGSKDKSRVWNVNTEKEYHEEK is encoded by the coding sequence ATGAGCAGAAAAACAAAAGCCATAATAATAGGAGCGGGGCCTGCGGGGCTTACCGCAGCATACAAGCTCCTCAAGACAACTGACATCCATCCTGTAATAATTGAAGAAACAGACAGTATCGGCGGCATTTCAAAAACAATAGACTATAAAGGCAACCGCATGGACATCGGCGGGCACCGGTTCTTTTCCAAGAACCAGCAGGTAGTCGATATGTGGACCGAGCTTATGCCCTTGCAGGGCGAGCCGGCAAAAGACGATAGAATGCTCGGGCGCAGTGTCCCGCTGAAAAAGGGCGGCCCTGACCCAGAAAAAACCGACAGGGTAATGCTCATAAGAAACAGGGTTTCGCGGATTTTATACCTCAGAAAATTCTTTGACTATCCGCTTTCAATAAAGCCCGCAACTTTTATAAATATGGGGTTTAAAAGAACAGTCAAAGCGGGGCTTGGCTACATCCGTTCAGCCATTTCAAAGCGCGATGAACACTCACTCAAGGACTTTATGATCAACCGTTTCGGGGAGCCTCTTTATGAGATGTTTTTTGAGGATTATACTGAAAAAGTATGGGGCAGGAATCCGGGTGTGATTGACGCCTCATGGGGCGAGCAGCGCATTAAAGGGCTGTCGCTGTCAAAAGCTGTGCTGTCAGTCCTCAAAAAACCTTTTGTAAACAAAAACAACACAAAAAATGTGGAAACTTCGCTTATCAAGACATTTTATTACCCCAAGAAAGGCCCCGGCCAGCTTTGGGAAACGCTGGCGAAAGAGATAGAGAAGCTCGGCGGGGAAATCCATTTGAACACAAAGGCCGTCGGCTTTAACGTCAAAAACGGGGTTATAGAATCCGTTACTGCTGAAAAGGACGGCGTCAAGGAGAATATTGAGGGTGATATATTCCTGTCCTCAATGCCGATAAAGGATCTTGTTCGGGCTCTTGGCAGCGGAGTCCCGCAGGATGTTAAGCAAATTGCCGAGAACTTGCCTTATCGTGATTTTATAACGGTCGGGCTGCTTTTAAAGAAACTTAAACTGAAGAATGAAACCAATCTGAAAACCGTTTCAAATATTGTGCCCGATTGCTGGATCTATGTTCAGGAACGCGACGTCAAAATTGGACGTATCCAGATATTCAACAACTGGTCGCCTTATATGGTGAAAGACCTTGAGAATACCGTTTGGATTGGCCTTGAGTATTTCTGCAACGAGGGCGACAGCATGTGGAATATGTCCGACAGCGAATTTATTGATTTTGCCGTCGGCGAACTGTGCAAGATGGATATAATAGATAAAGATGATGTGCTGGATGCGACGAGGATAAAGGTGAAAAAGGCATATCCGGCTTACTTTGATTCTTACAAGGACATAGGGCGGGTTAGAGAATATCTTGACACCATCGATAACCTATACTGCATAGGCCGGAACGGCCAGCACAGGTACAACAATATGGACCATTCAATGCTTACTGCTATGGAAGCGGTTGAGTGTATCCGCACAGGCTCAAAGGATAAGTCAAGGGTGTGGAATGTCAACACCGAAAAGGAATACCATGAAGAAAAATGA
- a CDS encoding amino acid-binding ACT protein (High confidence in function and specificity), with the protein MNSMPHYLLVESQVLPEVFLKVVEAKRLLLSGQVHSVNEAARAAGISRSAFYKYKDSVHPFNEEAGGYIVTLHAMLRDEAGMLSKLTSLLYHEGANIMTINQNIPVGGYAPVTVTARADGMKISLTDLLDRIREIDGINNVEVVSGF; encoded by the coding sequence ATGAATTCAATGCCACATTATCTGTTGGTTGAAAGTCAGGTGCTTCCTGAGGTGTTTCTGAAGGTTGTCGAGGCAAAGCGACTGCTTTTGTCCGGTCAGGTCCATTCAGTCAACGAGGCGGCGCGTGCAGCAGGCATATCAAGAAGTGCCTTTTATAAGTATAAGGACAGCGTCCATCCATTTAACGAGGAAGCAGGAGGATATATTGTTACATTGCACGCAATGCTGCGGGATGAAGCCGGCATGCTTTCAAAACTCACCAGCCTTTTGTATCACGAAGGTGCAAATATAATGACAATAAATCAGAACATACCTGTCGGCGGGTATGCTCCTGTCACTGTGACAGCGCGGGCGGACGGCATGAAGATTTCCTTGACCGACCTGCTTGACCGTATCCGTGAAATTGATGGAATCAACAACGTAGAAGTAGTTTCAGGGTTTTGA
- a CDS encoding hypothetical protein (Family membership), with product MEIVSRGGKPVIYKNNIQLRFFSSAIEDSEIKVNSIFAKIIDIGTVIVYGEYTVYLLYSYVNAEKQKVYVTQTQSINFSEMVSCNIPPDSDPESFRAEATFNPIITFSQAANTIWNFEIQGQIDVVIYASNNKEHEMSKSGIMHVENATAVRIGDANLPIKDLLEMDTAAVEKMLSASTDAQTAKKVSDDNKKEDGDTEEIK from the coding sequence ATGGAAATAGTCAGCAGAGGCGGAAAACCTGTAATATACAAGAACAATATTCAGCTTCGATTTTTTTCTTCGGCCATAGAGGACAGCGAAATCAAGGTAAACAGCATATTTGCAAAAATCATTGACATCGGTACGGTCATTGTTTACGGCGAATATACTGTCTACCTCCTTTACAGTTATGTCAACGCCGAAAAACAGAAAGTATATGTCACCCAGACTCAGAGCATAAATTTCAGTGAAATGGTTTCGTGCAATATCCCGCCGGACAGCGACCCTGAAAGCTTCAGAGCAGAGGCGACATTTAACCCGATAATCACTTTTTCACAGGCAGCAAACACTATATGGAACTTTGAAATACAAGGTCAAATAGATGTTGTTATCTATGCCAGCAATAACAAGGAGCATGAGATGTCCAAAAGCGGCATAATGCACGTCGAAAACGCAACAGCAGTGCGTATCGGCGATGCAAATCTGCCCATTAAAGATCTGCTTGAAATGGATACAGCAGCGGTAGAAAAGATGTTATCGGCCAGCACTGACGCGCAGACCGCTAAAAAGGTATCGGATGATAACAAAAAAGAAGATGGGGACACTGAAGAGATAAAGTAA
- the rpsI gene encoding 30S ribosomal protein S9 (High confidence in function and specificity): MYNDRPYLYGTGRRKNSVARVRLYPGTGSITINGRDIDDYFGLETLKLIVRQPLVITNTLGRFDIVANVKGGGVSGQAGAIRHGLSRALLQADDSFRPILKKAGFLTRDPRMKERKKYGLKAARRAPQFSKR, encoded by the coding sequence ATGTATAACGATAGACCTTATCTTTACGGCACCGGACGCAGGAAAAACTCGGTTGCCCGCGTAAGACTTTATCCGGGCACTGGTTCTATAACCATAAATGGAAGGGATATTGACGATTATTTTGGCCTTGAAACACTCAAGCTCATCGTTCGTCAGCCCCTCGTAATAACCAACACACTCGGCCGCTTTGATATAGTTGCCAATGTAAAAGGCGGCGGCGTTTCCGGTCAGGCTGGAGCAATCCGCCACGGCCTTTCACGTGCGCTGCTTCAGGCAGACGATTCATTCCGTCCTATCCTAAAGAAAGCCGGATTCTTGACCCGTGACCCGAGAATGAAGGAGAGGAAAAAGTACGGTCTCAAAGCCGCACGCCGCGCTCCCCAGTTCTCAAAGAGATAA
- a CDS encoding 50S ribosomal protein L13 (High confidence in function and specificity), translating into MSTYMPTAESINRKWYIIDAAGKPVGRVAATAAAILRGKHKTTFVPHLDCGDHVIVINAEKAVLTGSKLDKKFYRYHTGYVGGLKEIKYRTLMNEKPEKVIELAVKGMIPSTVIGRSALKRLRVYRGAEHVHAAQKPEEWKI; encoded by the coding sequence ATGTCAACTTATATGCCAACAGCGGAAAGCATTAACCGCAAATGGTACATTATTGACGCTGCCGGCAAGCCAGTCGGCCGTGTTGCAGCAACTGCCGCAGCTATCCTGCGCGGTAAGCATAAAACAACTTTTGTCCCACATCTTGATTGCGGTGATCATGTTATTGTTATTAACGCTGAGAAAGCTGTTCTTACTGGCAGCAAACTCGATAAGAAATTCTATCGCTATCACACCGGCTACGTCGGGGGCCTTAAAGAGATTAAATACCGCACACTGATGAACGAAAAGCCTGAAAAGGTAATCGAGCTTGCGGTTAAGGGCATGATTCCCTCAACAGTTATCGGTCGTTCCGCATTGAAACGTCTTCGTGTATATCGCGGTGCTGAGCATGTTCACGCTGCACAGAAGCCCGAAGAGTGGAAAATATAA
- a CDS encoding putative membrane protein (Hypothetical protein): MSDNSKRKVNFLINCAFFAILVVIIYFAVKYVLGWVMPFIIGFILAAVVQRPARYLHEKKHANMKACSVVGVLLLTALLIVIMGFCLFKLFRWTSDGAQSLPAIIDSLTSLLKSISENISPLMTRLQKSTGMKFDTSLSGISQQLLRLSQLPDWAAGVLHDFVSSLPIFIFDLIITIVAGCFIAADYQRVKQTLFRSLPERYRETARELKNFFLNTVTKLVKAYLKLMVITFVELSIGLMLLGIPNAIVISAVIALVDIMPVLGTGTVMIPWAIIEFLAGKFYLGAGLAIVYAIISVVRNIIEPRLVGNHIGLHPLVTLLAMVIGLKALGFAGMIFFPIGILILKHLYDSGIIRLWR; encoded by the coding sequence TTGTCTGACAACAGCAAAAGAAAAGTAAACTTTCTGATAAACTGCGCATTCTTTGCTATTCTTGTAGTTATCATATATTTTGCAGTAAAGTACGTATTGGGTTGGGTAATGCCGTTTATAATCGGATTTATTCTCGCCGCGGTTGTTCAGCGGCCGGCAAGATACCTGCATGAGAAAAAACACGCCAATATGAAGGCCTGTTCGGTAGTTGGCGTTTTGCTGCTGACTGCGCTGCTGATTGTGATAATGGGGTTCTGCCTTTTCAAGCTTTTCCGCTGGACAAGCGACGGGGCCCAGAGCCTTCCTGCGATTATCGACAGCCTTACAAGTTTGCTCAAAAGCATTTCAGAAAACATTTCCCCCCTAATGACCCGCCTGCAGAAAAGCACAGGCATGAAATTTGACACCTCGCTGAGCGGAATATCACAGCAGCTGCTGCGGCTGTCCCAGTTGCCCGACTGGGCGGCGGGCGTTCTGCATGATTTTGTCTCCTCACTACCGATATTCATTTTCGACCTTATTATAACCATTGTGGCGGGGTGCTTTATCGCTGCTGACTACCAGAGGGTTAAGCAGACGCTGTTCCGCTCTTTGCCGGAGAGGTATCGTGAAACAGCCCGTGAATTAAAAAACTTTTTCCTTAATACTGTAACGAAGCTTGTCAAAGCCTACTTAAAGCTTATGGTCATAACATTTGTTGAACTGTCAATCGGGCTTATGCTGCTGGGAATACCGAACGCCATTGTTATATCCGCCGTCATAGCCCTCGTCGATATAATGCCTGTCCTCGGGACAGGGACGGTCATGATACCGTGGGCCATTATAGAATTTCTTGCGGGGAAATTCTATTTGGGAGCGGGGCTTGCGATAGTTTATGCGATAATATCTGTAGTGAGAAATATTATTGAGCCGCGCCTTGTGGGAAACCATATCGGGCTGCATCCGCTTGTGACGCTGCTCGCGATGGTAATTGGACTGAAAGCTTTAGGTTTTGCCGGCATGATCTTTTTCCCGATAGGCATACTGATTTTAAAACATTTATATGACAGCGGCATTATAAGATTGTGGAGGTAA
- a CDS encoding hypothetical protein (Family membership): MDNVAGNIKVRRSLPAVFSAICEAMPKIDIKKTAVMLCPFGAALAAGAVMLNMKHVKIVTPDKTANLITFKASVSDILNSAGIIPSENDKILLSVNDDNNVTIKVLPAFKVTVTADNQIKTLMTADGTVADILKQANIKLGPEDILNMPKDAKVKPNDNIVVSRVTYETKVSYVSVPFKTETQTTINLKKGVQKVIQEGKEGQNAITKRIKLVNGKAVQEEIIGESVVTQPVNKKILIGTASSTPVSNVVSPSSLKLDKKGVPLHYSHCYKGKATAYYAKPGTKTSTGRTVKVGYVAVDPSKIPYGSKLYIMTPDGSYVYGYAIAADTGAFVHNGSGIIADLFMPSREACRKFGARTVLIYVLN, encoded by the coding sequence ATGGATAATGTCGCCGGGAATATAAAAGTCCGACGAAGTTTGCCAGCCGTTTTCTCAGCCATATGCGAAGCAATGCCGAAGATTGATATCAAAAAAACAGCTGTTATGCTCTGCCCGTTCGGCGCGGCGTTAGCCGCCGGTGCTGTAATGCTCAATATGAAGCATGTCAAGATCGTAACACCTGATAAAACGGCGAACCTAATTACGTTTAAAGCCAGTGTATCGGATATACTAAACAGCGCGGGAATAATCCCATCGGAAAACGATAAGATTTTGCTCAGCGTAAATGATGACAACAACGTGACGATAAAAGTACTGCCAGCGTTTAAAGTTACCGTTACCGCTGACAATCAAATCAAAACGCTGATGACGGCGGACGGAACGGTTGCAGACATTTTAAAACAAGCGAATATCAAACTTGGCCCTGAGGATATTCTGAATATGCCGAAGGATGCTAAAGTGAAGCCCAACGACAATATTGTTGTCAGCCGGGTGACTTATGAGACAAAAGTGTCTTATGTTTCCGTCCCGTTTAAGACGGAGACCCAGACTACCATAAACTTAAAAAAAGGTGTCCAGAAAGTAATTCAGGAAGGCAAGGAAGGGCAGAACGCCATAACAAAAAGGATTAAGTTGGTTAACGGAAAAGCTGTCCAAGAGGAGATAATCGGTGAAAGTGTAGTAACGCAGCCTGTAAATAAAAAGATCCTCATAGGCACCGCGTCTTCTACTCCGGTTTCAAATGTAGTTTCACCGTCAAGCCTGAAGCTTGATAAAAAAGGTGTTCCGCTTCACTATTCCCATTGCTATAAGGGCAAGGCAACGGCCTATTACGCCAAGCCCGGAACCAAAACGAGCACCGGCCGCACAGTAAAAGTCGGCTATGTAGCGGTTGACCCGAGTAAGATTCCGTACGGATCAAAATTGTATATTATGACTCCGGACGGCTCTTATGTTTACGGATACGCGATCGCTGCCGATACAGGGGCTTTTGTCCACAACGGGAGCGGAATAATAGCGGACCTTTTCATGCCCTCTCGTGAGGCGTGCAGAAAGTTTGGCGCGAGGACAGTTTTGATTTACGTTTTAAACTAA
- a CDS encoding hypothetical protein (High confidence in function and specificity) — MSAEPLKIDTSQLKDCAGSLRAGTRVLLSGTVYTARDAAHKRIAELMKKREKLPFPLDGAVIYYAGPTGTPEGLAIGSCGPTTSSRMDVYTPAMLDAGLSAMIGKGERSEEVCEAIKRNGAVYFCALGGAGALACRCITSCEVIAFEDLGCESVKKLTFRDFPLFVAIDSKGGNIFKEGREAWRA; from the coding sequence ATGTCAGCTGAACCTTTGAAAATAGATACGTCACAGTTAAAAGACTGTGCCGGTTCGCTCCGGGCCGGAACACGTGTTTTGCTTTCCGGTACAGTTTATACAGCCCGCGACGCAGCACATAAACGTATTGCGGAACTGATGAAAAAACGGGAAAAGCTGCCCTTTCCCCTTGACGGTGCAGTAATATATTATGCCGGGCCGACAGGAACACCGGAGGGTCTGGCGATTGGTTCATGTGGACCGACCACCTCATCGCGCATGGATGTTTATACACCTGCAATGCTGGATGCCGGCCTTTCCGCAATGATTGGGAAAGGCGAAAGAAGCGAGGAAGTCTGCGAAGCGATAAAGCGCAACGGCGCTGTTTATTTCTGTGCTCTCGGCGGAGCCGGGGCCTTGGCGTGCCGCTGTATCACCTCATGTGAGGTAATCGCCTTTGAGGATCTCGGCTGCGAATCGGTAAAAAAATTAACTTTCCGCGATTTTCCGCTGTTTGTTGCAATAGACTCTAAGGGCGGGAATATTTTTAAAGAAGGCCGTGAGGCATGGAGAGCGTGA
- the metG gene encoding Methionine-tRNA ligase (High confidence in function and specificity), whose translation MESKKYYITTPIYYASGKLHIGNTYTTVVADALARFKRMQGYDVMFLTGTDEHGQKIEGKAKEAGLTPKEYVDRMVADIKKLWSLYNISNDRFIRTTDDYHERAVQKIFKKLYDKGDIYKGKYEGWYCKPCEAFWTDTQVKDGVCPDCGRKVEWAQEEAYFFRISKYADRLLDYYEKHPDFIQPQSRMNEMINNFIKPGLEDTCVSRTSFTWGVPVDFDPKHVVYVWIDALSNYITALGYGSDDESDFKKYWPADIHLVGKEIVRFHTIIWPALLMALDIPLPKKVFGHGWLLLGGDKMSKSKGNIIDPVILRNRYGVDAVRYFLLREIPFGSDGNFSTEALINRTNSDLANDLGNLVSRTVAMIEKYFGGTLPDIFEHHDIDDELAEMAVQTGSLVETNMDNLQISQALAEIWKFVSRTNKYIDENMPWVLAKDPSKQARLATVLRNLSESIRIISIYIEPFMPDTAVEIRKRIGANPVMSWSESKNFHALPKGFKVTNGKPLFPRLDLEKELDALEALKEKSNAEEKKKEEPEGVAQITIDDFAKVDLRVAKVTACEKVEKSDKLLKLQLKVGSENRQVVSGIAKWYKPEDLIGKKIILVYNLKPAKLRGVESQGMILAADTSDGAAKVIFVDDSVEDGSKLR comes from the coding sequence ATGGAGAGCAAAAAATATTATATCACAACCCCTATTTATTACGCTTCAGGCAAGTTGCACATTGGAAACACATATACTACCGTTGTGGCAGATGCACTTGCGAGATTCAAGCGAATGCAGGGATATGATGTAATGTTTTTAACCGGTACTGACGAGCACGGTCAGAAGATAGAGGGCAAAGCGAAAGAGGCCGGTTTGACTCCAAAGGAATATGTCGACCGTATGGTCGCTGACATAAAGAAATTGTGGTCGCTATATAATATTTCAAACGACCGCTTTATCCGCACGACTGACGATTATCACGAGCGTGCCGTTCAGAAGATTTTTAAAAAGCTGTATGACAAGGGCGATATCTACAAGGGCAAATACGAAGGTTGGTATTGCAAGCCATGTGAAGCATTCTGGACTGACACGCAGGTAAAGGACGGCGTATGCCCCGACTGCGGCAGAAAAGTCGAATGGGCACAGGAGGAAGCGTATTTCTTCCGTATTTCAAAATACGCTGACCGCTTGCTGGACTATTATGAAAAGCACCCGGATTTCATTCAACCCCAGTCCCGCATGAATGAAATGATAAACAATTTCATTAAACCGGGCCTTGAGGATACCTGCGTTTCCAGAACCTCATTCACATGGGGCGTTCCGGTTGATTTTGACCCGAAGCATGTCGTTTATGTCTGGATAGACGCGCTGTCAAACTATATTACCGCACTCGGCTACGGCTCTGACGACGAGTCAGATTTCAAGAAATATTGGCCTGCCGATATTCACTTGGTCGGCAAGGAGATTGTCCGTTTCCACACAATCATCTGGCCGGCGCTGCTGATGGCCCTTGATATACCGCTGCCTAAGAAGGTTTTCGGGCATGGATGGCTGCTGCTCGGCGGCGACAAGATGTCAAAATCCAAGGGCAATATAATCGACCCGGTTATATTGCGCAACCGCTACGGCGTGGACGCGGTCAGATACTTCCTGCTTCGTGAGATACCTTTTGGCTCGGACGGCAACTTCTCAACAGAAGCGCTCATCAACCGCACAAATTCTGACCTTGCGAACGACCTCGGCAATCTGGTATCCCGCACCGTTGCGATGATAGAGAAATATTTCGGCGGTACTCTGCCGGATATCTTTGAGCACCATGACATTGACGATGAACTCGCTGAAATGGCTGTCCAAACCGGTTCCCTTGTAGAAACCAATATGGATAACCTCCAGATTTCTCAGGCGCTTGCAGAGATTTGGAAATTTGTTTCCCGTACCAACAAATATATCGACGAAAATATGCCCTGGGTGCTCGCCAAAGACCCGAGTAAACAGGCAAGACTCGCTACAGTGCTGCGCAACCTCAGTGAATCTATCCGTATCATATCAATTTATATAGAGCCGTTCATGCCTGATACCGCTGTGGAAATCAGGAAGCGTATCGGCGCCAATCCTGTCATGTCATGGAGCGAATCAAAGAATTTCCATGCTCTGCCCAAGGGCTTCAAAGTGACAAACGGCAAGCCGCTTTTCCCGCGCCTTGACCTTGAAAAAGAGCTTGACGCTCTTGAGGCGCTTAAGGAAAAGTCAAATGCAGAGGAGAAAAAGAAAGAAGAGCCTGAAGGCGTCGCTCAGATTACCATTGATGATTTCGCAAAGGTGGATTTGAGGGTCGCAAAAGTTACGGCTTGCGAAAAGGTAGAGAAATCCGATAAGCTGCTGAAATTGCAGTTAAAAGTCGGCAGCGAGAACCGCCAGGTCGTTTCTGGCATCGCTAAATGGTATAAGCCCGAAGACCTAATCGGCAAAAAGATTATTCTCGTCTACAACTTAAAACCCGCAAAGCTTCGCGGTGTCGAGAGCCAGGGCATGATTCTGGCGGCGGACACAAGCGACGGAGCTGCAAAGGTCATATTTGTAGATGACAGTGTAGAAGACGGTTCCAAGCTGCGCTGA
- a CDS encoding hypothetical protein (Family membership) — MEEAVFKTTVMGGFNKSEVLAFIDKQDEQFREREKELLAKIDSLNAELKSETLRSEELAKQVEKLTEELNAEREKNAEVLEKLNTMGIEAQKANEAYKADMESRDAEIQKLKEEAAELYNAKREAEEKAEKAVAYAEELKDKLALIDKTKDQIGRALLEAQQTADNIINSANEEAESIKENAKNEAQKLIDEAQIKADEIENQVRGKLNFLLNSVKECNERIMEARTNAANFFSTIDSVFESMQNDSEDIINNFQSNFQSDFDMPENTKDEDESADEAQTVKFDFSTDD; from the coding sequence ATGGAGGAAGCGGTCTTTAAGACCACCGTTATGGGCGGATTTAATAAAAGCGAAGTATTGGCTTTTATCGACAAACAGGACGAGCAGTTCAGAGAAAGAGAAAAAGAACTTTTAGCGAAAATTGATAGCCTTAATGCCGAATTAAAAAGCGAAACCCTGCGCAGTGAGGAGCTTGCAAAACAAGTAGAAAAGCTTACAGAAGAGCTGAACGCTGAAAGAGAAAAAAACGCTGAAGTTTTGGAAAAGCTGAATACGATGGGCATTGAGGCCCAAAAGGCAAACGAAGCTTATAAAGCTGACATGGAAAGCCGTGACGCCGAAATACAAAAGTTAAAAGAGGAAGCTGCAGAGCTATACAATGCCAAAAGGGAAGCAGAAGAAAAAGCGGAAAAAGCAGTTGCATATGCTGAGGAACTTAAGGACAAACTTGCTTTAATAGATAAAACGAAGGACCAGATCGGCCGTGCCCTGCTTGAAGCGCAGCAGACCGCCGACAATATCATAAATTCAGCAAATGAAGAGGCCGAGTCTATTAAGGAAAACGCAAAGAACGAGGCCCAAAAACTGATTGACGAGGCTCAAATCAAAGCTGATGAAATAGAAAATCAGGTCAGGGGAAAGCTCAATTTTCTCCTTAACAGCGTAAAGGAATGTAACGAGCGCATAATGGAGGCCCGTACTAACGCAGCAAACTTTTTCAGCACTATAGATTCGGTTTTTGAATCTATGCAAAACGATTCGGAGGATATAATTAATAATTTCCAAAGCAATTTCCAAAGCGATTTTGATATGCCGGAGAATACAAAGGATGAAGATGAATCGGCGGATGAAGCCCAGACTGTAAAGTTTGATTTCAGTACAGATGATTGA
- a CDS encoding hypothetical protein (Family membership) has product MTQTVVNAPYWTETAKIPSQYPYLSEDITCEIAVVGGGVTGALCAYQLQKAGIDTVLVDAELFGYGSTGSSSSILQYDFDYELKGLKELIGIEKAVRTYRACIRGLDEIEQITKELGANVGFSRRDSFYYTPCEYGAERMRQEYLLRRHHDFPVEFLDSEKAAERFSFRVEAGIYTSGMAGEINPYRFTQALIGEAVELGMRAYENTPVEVVTPDFDGITLETKRHHKIRAKKMVNATGIAAAREAARHLVQLKTTFCVVTAPVEDFSGWYNRCIIRDDGDPYIYLRTLPDNRILIGGLDSCHIDENGKLARLIKAPLSVQCKYTELEHRLFSMMTGISNIRAEYHFSGTSVDTGDGLPYVGTLPGYPNVYYDICTGSNGIVFGQLAADLIRDLYLGGDATDMDLMVFDRLKF; this is encoded by the coding sequence TTGACTCAGACGGTTGTTAATGCTCCATACTGGACTGAAACTGCTAAGATACCGAGCCAATATCCTTATTTGTCTGAAGATATAACCTGTGAAATCGCAGTTGTCGGCGGAGGAGTCACTGGCGCATTATGCGCCTATCAGCTCCAGAAGGCCGGAATAGACACCGTACTTGTGGACGCCGAACTTTTCGGTTACGGCAGTACCGGCTCGTCCTCGTCAATCCTGCAATATGACTTCGATTATGAACTCAAGGGGCTCAAGGAACTAATCGGAATTGAAAAAGCGGTAAGAACCTACCGAGCATGTATCCGCGGCCTTGACGAGATTGAACAGATTACAAAAGAACTCGGAGCCAATGTAGGTTTTTCGCGGCGGGACAGTTTTTATTACACCCCATGCGAATACGGTGCCGAGCGTATGCGGCAGGAATATCTCCTGCGGCGCCATCACGATTTCCCGGTTGAATTCCTCGACAGTGAAAAAGCCGCGGAACGCTTTTCGTTCCGTGTTGAGGCGGGTATTTACACCTCCGGCATGGCAGGCGAAATAAACCCATACCGGTTCACGCAGGCGCTTATTGGGGAAGCGGTAGAGCTCGGCATGCGCGCATATGAAAATACGCCGGTTGAAGTTGTCACCCCTGACTTTGACGGCATTACCCTTGAAACCAAACGCCATCATAAAATCAGAGCGAAAAAAATGGTCAATGCAACAGGTATCGCCGCCGCCAGAGAGGCCGCCCGGCATCTTGTTCAGCTCAAAACTACGTTTTGTGTTGTAACAGCTCCGGTTGAGGACTTTTCGGGATGGTACAACCGCTGTATTATCCGCGATGACGGTGACCCGTATATTTACCTGCGCACCCTGCCCGACAACCGCATTTTAATCGGCGGCCTTGACAGTTGCCATATAGATGAGAACGGCAAATTGGCACGGTTAATAAAAGCGCCGCTGTCAGTACAGTGCAAATATACCGAGCTTGAACATCGGTTGTTCTCGATGATGACTGGAATCAGCAATATAAGAGCGGAATATCATTTCTCTGGCACATCGGTAGATACCGGCGACGGGCTGCCGTATGTCGGCACGCTGCCGGGTTACCCGAATGTCTATTATGATATCTGCACAGGTTCAAACGGCATTGTCTTCGGACAGCTTGCCGCAGATTTAATCCGCGACCTTTACCTCGGCGGCGACGCCACCGATATGGACCTGATGGTCTTCGACAGGCTTAAATTTTAA